A section of the Echeneis naucrates chromosome 12, fEcheNa1.1, whole genome shotgun sequence genome encodes:
- the rgs3a gene encoding regulator of G-protein signaling 3a isoform X5, producing the protein MFHTMVDFSEKYLERAKDMKNRLAFLRRRNESPGSNPASKLDKSMKSVKPTPEEALKWGDSLDKLLAHKYGLAAFRAFLRTEFSEENLEFWLACEEYKKIKSQSKMASKAKKIFAEYIAIQSCKEVNLDSYTRDHTKDNLQNVTRSCFDLAQRRIYGLMEKDSYPRFLRSELYLDLINQKKPSSTSTSSSS; encoded by the exons ATGTTTCATACGATGGTTGATTTCTCAGAGAAGTACCTCGAAAG GGCCAAAGACATGAAGAATCGGCTTGCTTTCCTGCGGAGGAGGAATGAATCCCCCGGAAGTAACCCAGCTAGCAAGCTAGACAAATCTATGAAGTCAGTCAA GCCCACCCCAGAGGAAGCACTGAAATGGGGGGACTCACTTGACAAGCTGCTGGCACACAAAT ATGGCCTGGCAGCGTTCAGAGCTTTCCTGCGCACGGAGTTCAGCGAGGAAAATCTGGAATTCTGGCTAGCATGTGAGGAATACAAGAAGATCAAGTCGCAGTCCAAGATGGCCTCAAAAGCCAAGAAAATCTTTGCAGAATACATCGCAATCCAGTCTTGTAAAGAG GTAAATCTGGATTCGTACACCAGAGATCACACTAAGGACAACCTGCAGAATGTGACACGCTCCTGCTTTGACCTAGCGCAGAGGCGGATATACGGGCTGATGGAGAAGGACTCATATCCCCGCTTCCTCCGCTCAGAACTCTACTTGGACTTAATCAACCAAAAAAAGCCCAGCTCCACTTCGACTTCATCTTCGTCAtaa
- the rgs3a gene encoding regulator of G-protein signaling 3a isoform X4: MKNRLAFLRRRNESPGSNPASKLDKSMKSVKPTPEEALKWGDSLDKLLAHKYGLAAFRAFLRTEFSEENLEFWLACEEYKKIKSQSKMASKAKKIFAEYIAIQSCKEVNLDSYTRDHTKDNLQNVTRSCFDLAQRRIYGLMEKDSYPRFLRSELYLDLINQKKPSSTSTSSSS; this comes from the exons ATGAAGAATCGGCTTGCTTTCCTGCGGAGGAGGAATGAATCCCCCGGAAGTAACCCAGCTAGCAAGCTAGACAAATCTATGAAGTCAGTCAA GCCCACCCCAGAGGAAGCACTGAAATGGGGGGACTCACTTGACAAGCTGCTGGCACACAAAT ATGGCCTGGCAGCGTTCAGAGCTTTCCTGCGCACGGAGTTCAGCGAGGAAAATCTGGAATTCTGGCTAGCATGTGAGGAATACAAGAAGATCAAGTCGCAGTCCAAGATGGCCTCAAAAGCCAAGAAAATCTTTGCAGAATACATCGCAATCCAGTCTTGTAAAGAG GTAAATCTGGATTCGTACACCAGAGATCACACTAAGGACAACCTGCAGAATGTGACACGCTCCTGCTTTGACCTAGCGCAGAGGCGGATATACGGGCTGATGGAGAAGGACTCATATCCCCGCTTCCTCCGCTCAGAACTCTACTTGGACTTAATCAACCAAAAAAAGCCCAGCTCCACTTCGACTTCATCTTCGTCAtaa